A stretch of Microbacterium sp. 4R-513 DNA encodes these proteins:
- a CDS encoding mechanosensitive ion channel domain-containing protein codes for MSDIANQPWFWPAVIVSIGLPLVLIGLTEFASMLVRRGSRAAPIVIMVRNYLVPVAGVLVLLSQPGAWEGSGTWPKVIWTIFGLLVIVVTINAINHLVFHRAEKGSWRDRFPTIFSDLIRFVFIVVGIALVFWWVWDADVAGVFAALGITSIVVGLALQNAVGSIVSGLFLIFEAPFQLGDWIETGGTRGQIVEVNWRAVHLDTGNGIVVMPTAELAEGSFVNLSRSSDPYAAKKEVQFSTDDPPARVRALLVDIAREIPLVSLDRDPTVKTVGAATYKISIPLQSPGDEGGVLDAFTTRLWYAARRAGLHLDGDLTDEWNTRDRLLAGLHKIAPSLSLRPDEAQALAETARLERFAQGEVLLRPGDIPRSTRFIIEGRVMLGVPTDSGFVQITELSHDDAVGLTALTRTRTISRAVALTEVEVVEIPVAVLDEIVRRHPSLAREVVRENDNRVRLARSAMEAIGEKLDPTRRVVG; via the coding sequence ATGAGCGACATCGCGAACCAGCCGTGGTTCTGGCCCGCCGTCATCGTCTCGATCGGCCTGCCGCTCGTGCTCATCGGCCTGACCGAGTTCGCGAGCATGCTCGTGCGGCGGGGGAGCCGCGCCGCACCGATCGTGATCATGGTGCGCAACTACCTCGTGCCCGTCGCCGGGGTGCTCGTGCTGCTGAGCCAGCCGGGGGCTTGGGAGGGCTCGGGAACGTGGCCGAAGGTGATCTGGACGATCTTCGGGCTGCTCGTGATCGTCGTGACGATCAATGCGATCAACCACCTGGTCTTCCACCGGGCCGAGAAGGGGTCGTGGCGGGACCGGTTCCCCACGATCTTCAGCGACCTCATCCGGTTCGTGTTCATCGTGGTCGGCATCGCGCTCGTGTTCTGGTGGGTCTGGGATGCCGATGTCGCCGGCGTCTTCGCGGCCCTCGGCATCACCTCGATCGTCGTCGGCCTGGCGCTGCAGAACGCGGTCGGGTCGATCGTGTCGGGCCTCTTCCTCATCTTCGAGGCGCCGTTCCAGCTGGGCGACTGGATCGAGACGGGTGGCACCCGGGGGCAGATCGTCGAGGTGAACTGGCGGGCCGTGCACCTCGACACCGGGAACGGCATCGTCGTGATGCCGACCGCCGAGCTCGCGGAGGGCTCGTTCGTCAACCTGTCCCGCTCCTCCGACCCCTACGCGGCGAAGAAGGAGGTGCAGTTCTCCACCGACGATCCGCCGGCGCGCGTGCGGGCGCTTCTCGTCGACATCGCCCGCGAGATCCCGCTCGTCTCGCTCGACCGCGACCCGACGGTCAAGACCGTCGGCGCCGCGACCTACAAGATCTCGATCCCCCTGCAGTCGCCCGGCGACGAGGGCGGAGTGCTGGATGCCTTCACCACGCGCCTCTGGTACGCGGCGCGTCGCGCGGGCCTCCACCTCGACGGCGACCTCACCGACGAGTGGAACACCCGCGACCGGCTCCTCGCGGGCCTGCACAAGATCGCTCCCTCGCTGAGCCTGCGGCCGGACGAGGCGCAGGCGCTCGCCGAGACCGCGCGGCTCGAGCGCTTCGCCCAGGGCGAGGTGCTGCTGCGGCCCGGCGACATCCCGAGATCGACGCGGTTCATCATCGAGGGGCGGGTCATGCTCGGCGTGCCGACCGACTCGGGGTTCGTGCAGATCACCGAGCTGAGCCACGACGACGCCGTGGGGCTGACGGCGCTGACACGCACGCGGACCATCTCCCGGGCGGTCGCCCTGACCGAGGTCGAGGTCGTCGAGATCCCCGTCGCGGTGCTCGACGAAATCGTGCGCAGGCATCCGTCGCTCGCGCGCGAGGTCGTGCGCGAGAACGACAACCGCGTGCGCCTCGCCCGATCGGCGATGGAGGCCATCGGCGAGAAGCTCGACCCCACCCGCCGGGTCGTGGGCTGA
- a CDS encoding adenylate/guanylate cyclase domain-containing protein, which produces MGTPRPRRRAGLSIYSILLIMLLSVSVLSSIVVGVIGYVNGTQALRAIATEKLVEIRENRAREVTQLFDTIQNSVQLSAMNETSKQAAVEFTQGFAALEGTPLDAEASVAVADYYDDTFAAQLSEATGEDVDGAAFAPKDDAARYLQANYVVPYDSWEDAILVDDAGDGSAWSAAHAKYHEYFRALTEVQQYEDVLMVDTRGNVVYTAFKGVDLGTNLLDGPYRLSNLADAYREVMSRNIVGEVVLADFAAYSPSVGNPAGWAVTPIAVDDEVVGALAIELPIDRINDVMTVGGEWAHNGLGETGETYLVGRDGTMRSISRELKSAPDSYAKAAVSAGLSPGAAALSVRNGDTLLQQTILGNALSQAQSGEDGALIERDYLGRESITAYAPLGVGDLGWTIVAQETFDEAMAPVEDFTRNLILSTAGMIIFVCLLSLVLAQVFVRPLRRLKSAAQRIAAGEEGVQVDAGSSDELADVATAFNDMSRSLQAKSALIEQQEKANENLILSFMPEGMADRYKHGDEAITQDNDDVTVIFADIIGFEELALTLSSEEAVTKLNDLIRIFDEAAERYGVERVRTTRQSYVASVGLGTPRVDNARRAVEFALELNTILERYSAQQGVELGLRAGLDSGQVTSGLIGRARIVYDMWGDAVNLAYRVQGDYDEAGIYITQRVADRIPDTIVVVPAGEVSTKSGSQRVWRIETHVPVGEG; this is translated from the coding sequence GTGGGCACACCGCGGCCCCGTCGGCGTGCCGGCCTGTCGATCTACTCGATCCTGCTGATCATGCTCCTGTCGGTCAGCGTGCTGTCGAGCATCGTCGTGGGCGTCATCGGCTACGTGAACGGCACGCAGGCGCTCCGGGCCATCGCGACCGAGAAGCTCGTGGAGATCCGCGAGAACCGCGCGCGCGAGGTGACGCAGCTCTTCGACACGATCCAGAACTCGGTCCAACTGAGCGCGATGAACGAGACGAGCAAGCAGGCCGCCGTCGAGTTCACGCAGGGCTTCGCTGCCCTGGAGGGCACGCCATTGGATGCCGAGGCATCCGTCGCCGTCGCGGACTACTACGACGACACCTTCGCGGCGCAGCTGTCCGAGGCGACCGGCGAGGACGTCGACGGAGCCGCCTTCGCCCCCAAGGACGACGCCGCCCGCTATCTGCAGGCGAACTACGTCGTGCCCTACGACAGCTGGGAGGACGCGATCCTCGTCGACGACGCCGGCGACGGAAGCGCATGGTCCGCGGCGCACGCGAAGTACCACGAGTACTTCCGCGCTCTCACCGAGGTGCAGCAGTACGAGGACGTCCTCATGGTCGACACGCGGGGGAACGTCGTCTACACGGCGTTCAAGGGCGTCGACCTCGGGACGAACCTGCTCGACGGGCCGTACCGCCTGTCGAACCTCGCCGACGCGTACCGCGAGGTGATGAGCCGCAACATCGTCGGCGAGGTTGTGCTGGCCGACTTCGCCGCCTACAGCCCGAGCGTCGGGAACCCGGCCGGGTGGGCGGTGACGCCGATCGCCGTCGACGACGAAGTGGTGGGGGCGCTCGCCATCGAGCTGCCGATCGACCGCATCAACGACGTCATGACGGTCGGCGGGGAGTGGGCGCACAACGGGCTCGGCGAGACAGGGGAGACCTACCTCGTCGGGCGCGACGGCACGATGCGGTCGATCTCGCGCGAGCTCAAGTCCGCGCCCGACTCCTATGCGAAGGCCGCCGTCTCGGCCGGGCTCTCGCCAGGCGCTGCGGCACTCAGCGTGCGAAACGGCGACACCCTGCTGCAGCAGACGATCCTGGGGAACGCACTCTCGCAGGCGCAGTCCGGAGAGGACGGCGCCCTCATCGAGCGCGACTACCTCGGGCGCGAGAGCATCACGGCGTACGCGCCGCTCGGGGTGGGGGACCTCGGCTGGACCATCGTCGCGCAGGAGACGTTCGACGAGGCGATGGCGCCCGTCGAGGACTTCACGCGCAACCTCATCCTGTCGACGGCGGGCATGATCATCTTCGTCTGCCTGCTCTCGCTCGTGCTGGCCCAGGTCTTCGTGCGACCGCTGCGGCGACTCAAGTCGGCGGCCCAGCGCATCGCGGCGGGCGAGGAGGGCGTGCAGGTCGACGCGGGATCGAGCGACGAGCTCGCGGACGTCGCGACGGCGTTCAACGACATGAGCCGCAGCCTGCAGGCGAAGTCGGCCCTCATCGAGCAGCAGGAGAAGGCGAACGAGAACCTCATCCTGTCGTTCATGCCCGAGGGCATGGCCGATCGCTACAAGCACGGCGACGAGGCGATCACTCAGGACAACGACGACGTCACGGTCATCTTCGCCGACATCATCGGCTTCGAGGAGCTCGCGCTCACGCTGTCGTCCGAAGAGGCCGTCACGAAGCTCAACGACCTCATCCGGATCTTCGACGAGGCTGCCGAGCGCTACGGCGTCGAGCGCGTGCGCACGACCCGCCAGTCGTACGTCGCGAGCGTGGGCCTCGGCACTCCGCGCGTCGACAACGCGCGGCGCGCGGTGGAGTTCGCACTCGAGCTGAACACCATCCTGGAGCGCTACTCCGCCCAGCAGGGCGTCGAGCTCGGGCTTCGCGCGGGGCTGGACTCGGGGCAGGTCACGAGCGGACTCATCGGTCGTGCGCGGATCGTCTACGACATGTGGGGGGATGCCGTGAACCTCGCGTACCGGGTGCAGGGCGACTACGACGAGGCCGGCATCTACATCACGCAGCGCGTCGCCGACCGCATCCCCGACACGATCGTCGTCGTGCCGGCGGGCGAGGTGTCGACCAAGAGCGGTTCCCAGCGCGTGTGGCGCATCGAGACGCACGTGCCGGTGGGCGAGGGCTGA